Proteins encoded together in one uncultured Sphaerochaeta sp. window:
- a CDS encoding TIM-barrel domain-containing protein, whose translation MKSIYLDAKASSVVMAEELDSVRLQFKGTHLWGAGEHFDRVEFLSHSRRNEVEEVFTQQGTHTYLPQPLFLSDEYAFLVQSNRVFTIESQGDEDGIQLTLQGAFSPEDSLVIATGTPKETLKKLLSYLGGVALPPPWVFGEWASANRWRSEQDVLEALDAARLHGFPISVLVVEAWSDESTFYTFGEEPGLWPDPKQLVQKLNDQGVHFVLWQCPVFKALEEGRRDSRHEEDLAYVREHGLVVLNRDGTPYTIPEGNWFAGSMVPDFTNPETRDWWFSKRKYLMDMGLSGFKTDGGECILADDVLFHDGSTGKEMRNRYPQSYIEAYQEFIGPERITFSRAGYLGAQGSMLFWAGDQLSRWSELKAVLNAGLSAAISGIFWWSFDIGGFAGPMPSMELYLRSYELGSLVPVMQWHSEPVGGQFSEVMKSEDRINDRSPWRMAELYGEAVLSITKRYSAMRNELRWYLVREATVSKETLQPMMRPMFYAFGSVYADIYDQYLLGSSLLVAPILEEGKKSRAVTLPDGSWYDLFAGMTITGPCTVEREYPIGQIGIFINTEDAEFERLRDSLATLCVR comes from the coding sequence ATGAAATCTATCTATTTGGATGCAAAGGCATCCAGTGTTGTTATGGCTGAGGAACTGGACAGTGTACGGCTTCAGTTCAAAGGGACACATCTCTGGGGGGCAGGGGAGCATTTTGATCGTGTTGAGTTCCTTTCACACTCCAGAAGAAACGAGGTGGAGGAAGTATTTACCCAACAGGGTACCCATACCTATCTTCCTCAGCCGTTGTTCCTCTCTGATGAGTATGCTTTTCTTGTACAGAGTAACCGTGTCTTTACCATCGAGTCGCAAGGGGACGAGGATGGTATTCAGCTCACCTTGCAAGGAGCATTTTCTCCTGAAGACTCTCTCGTTATTGCAACCGGGACGCCCAAGGAAACCCTGAAAAAGCTACTCTCTTACCTTGGAGGGGTAGCCCTTCCCCCACCATGGGTGTTTGGAGAGTGGGCAAGTGCAAACCGATGGAGAAGCGAGCAGGATGTGCTTGAAGCCTTGGATGCTGCACGCTTGCATGGGTTTCCCATTTCAGTCTTGGTAGTGGAAGCTTGGAGTGATGAATCGACATTCTATACCTTCGGCGAGGAGCCAGGACTCTGGCCTGATCCCAAACAACTTGTGCAGAAGCTGAACGATCAAGGAGTTCACTTCGTTCTATGGCAATGTCCTGTCTTCAAGGCCTTGGAAGAAGGTAGGCGTGACTCGCGTCATGAGGAGGACCTCGCTTACGTTCGTGAGCATGGACTCGTAGTACTGAACAGGGATGGAACCCCATACACCATTCCTGAAGGAAACTGGTTCGCTGGCTCCATGGTTCCCGATTTCACCAACCCAGAAACACGAGACTGGTGGTTCTCCAAACGAAAGTATCTGATGGATATGGGGCTTTCGGGGTTCAAGACTGACGGAGGGGAGTGCATCCTCGCAGATGATGTCCTTTTCCATGATGGCTCAACTGGGAAGGAGATGCGTAACCGCTACCCTCAGAGCTATATTGAGGCGTATCAGGAGTTCATCGGCCCAGAGCGTATTACCTTCAGCCGAGCTGGATATCTGGGTGCACAAGGTTCTATGCTCTTCTGGGCAGGTGACCAGCTCTCCCGGTGGTCGGAGCTGAAAGCAGTTCTGAATGCGGGTCTTAGTGCAGCAATCTCAGGAATCTTCTGGTGGAGCTTTGACATCGGCGGGTTCGCCGGTCCAATGCCCTCCATGGAACTATACCTCAGAAGCTATGAACTGGGTTCTCTGGTTCCTGTGATGCAGTGGCACTCTGAGCCGGTAGGAGGACAGTTCAGTGAAGTGATGAAGAGCGAAGATCGTATCAACGACCGAAGTCCATGGCGTATGGCTGAGCTGTATGGAGAAGCGGTGCTCTCCATTACCAAACGCTACAGCGCCATGAGAAATGAACTCAGGTGGTATCTTGTCAGGGAAGCAACTGTTTCCAAGGAAACATTGCAGCCGATGATGAGGCCTATGTTCTATGCATTTGGTAGTGTATACGCTGATATCTACGACCAGTATCTATTGGGTAGTTCTCTGTTGGTTGCCCCCATTCTGGAAGAGGGAAAGAAGTCACGTGCTGTTACCCTTCCTGACGGTTCCTGGTACGATCTTTTTGCAGGAATGACCATTACCGGCCCCTGTACAGTAGAGAGAGAGTACCCCATTGGACAAATTGGGATATTCATCAATACAGAGGATGCTGAGTTTGAGAGACTGAGGGATTCATTGGCCACTCTATGCGTAAGATAG
- a CDS encoding carbohydrate ABC transporter permease — protein MMYKIHAKVFLYHLLAIVLGILAIIPFLWMISTSLKSGGALLVVPIEWFPKEPTFQAYEKLFALTGMLRSIGNSLVVTSGAVLVALFSSSMAAFAFSKIRFKGSGFLFMLFIASMMLPSHVLFIPLYLIMNDLHLVDTLFALILPYTFKAFAVFMLRQQMMNIPDAYLDAAAIDGASLFRSFITIFLPLCKTALATLAIIIAMDAWNDYLLPLVLMTSPKNYTLPIILNALSGQFKTAYDLLMAGSLISIVPLLIIYIGAQRYFASGLQIGGVKG, from the coding sequence ATGATGTATAAAATACATGCGAAAGTCTTCCTCTATCACCTACTAGCAATTGTGCTGGGAATTCTTGCAATTATCCCCTTTCTCTGGATGATCTCCACCTCGCTGAAAAGTGGGGGGGCACTGTTGGTCGTTCCCATCGAGTGGTTCCCCAAGGAACCCACCTTCCAAGCCTACGAAAAGCTCTTTGCCCTTACGGGGATGCTCCGCTCCATCGGTAACTCGCTGGTGGTAACTTCTGGTGCGGTGCTGGTTGCACTCTTCTCTTCTTCCATGGCAGCCTTCGCCTTCTCAAAGATTCGCTTCAAGGGGAGCGGGTTTCTGTTCATGCTCTTTATTGCTTCCATGATGCTTCCCAGTCATGTTCTTTTCATACCGCTCTACTTGATCATGAACGACCTGCATCTGGTGGATACCTTGTTTGCCCTGATTCTTCCCTATACCTTTAAGGCCTTTGCGGTGTTCATGCTGCGTCAGCAGATGATGAACATACCGGATGCGTACCTGGATGCAGCTGCCATTGATGGAGCCTCATTATTCAGGTCATTTATCACGATTTTTCTCCCGCTCTGCAAGACAGCCCTCGCAACCTTGGCGATCATTATCGCCATGGATGCCTGGAATGACTATCTCTTGCCGTTGGTTCTTATGACCAGTCCCAAGAACTATACGCTTCCTATCATACTCAATGCCCTCTCCGGGCAGTTCAAGACAGCGTACGACCTGCTTATGGCCGGTTCCCTGATTTCTATAGTCCCGCTTCTGATCATCTACATTGGTGCTCAGCGGTATTTCGCCAGTGGTCTCCAAATTGGAGGAGTAAAAGGATGA
- a CDS encoding sugar ABC transporter permease has translation MSIQGRRGIRVALPYLLPSLLGALLFAILPIIISLMLSVTNWSGMSRVRLTDGFLKFVAEHFVGLENSKAILGDAEFWRALSHNLYFIVLYLPLMLALSMTAALIINAPNRGANVYRVVYYLPVLTSWVAGSLIWKWLLSPVYGPINNALAIIGIEGPLWLQSEVWAMPSIVLASIWKDMGFYAMILLGGLKSINVEYYEAARIDGASKAQVFARITLPLLSSVLFYVSMLSMINAFQLFPQVMVMTKEGNAGPNGATMVMVERIYKYAFRYGKMGYAAAYSWILFVIIMAFTYIQKRGERRWVNYDV, from the coding sequence ATGAGTATCCAGGGCAGAAGGGGAATCAGAGTTGCTCTTCCCTATCTACTTCCGAGCCTGCTTGGTGCCCTTCTTTTTGCCATACTTCCGATCATTATCTCGCTGATGTTGAGTGTAACCAACTGGTCAGGTATGTCCAGGGTGCGTTTGACTGATGGGTTCCTGAAGTTTGTTGCAGAGCACTTTGTAGGATTGGAGAACAGCAAGGCAATCTTGGGTGACGCTGAGTTCTGGAGAGCCTTGTCCCATAATCTCTACTTTATTGTCCTCTATCTTCCCTTAATGCTTGCCCTGTCCATGACCGCGGCTTTGATTATCAATGCACCGAATCGTGGGGCCAATGTCTACCGGGTTGTGTACTATCTTCCCGTGCTCACCAGCTGGGTCGCCGGTTCCTTGATCTGGAAATGGTTGCTCTCTCCGGTATACGGGCCGATCAATAACGCACTTGCAATCATAGGAATTGAAGGACCACTCTGGCTGCAGAGCGAGGTCTGGGCAATGCCATCCATTGTGCTGGCCTCAATTTGGAAGGACATGGGTTTCTATGCCATGATCCTCCTCGGTGGCTTGAAGAGTATCAACGTAGAGTACTACGAGGCTGCAAGAATCGACGGAGCATCAAAAGCTCAGGTATTTGCTCGCATCACCTTGCCGTTGCTCTCCTCTGTGCTCTTCTATGTCTCGATGCTCTCTATGATCAATGCATTCCAGCTTTTTCCCCAGGTCATGGTTATGACCAAGGAAGGCAATGCCGGGCCGAATGGGGCAACGATGGTTATGGTGGAGCGTATCTACAAGTATGCTTTCCGATACGGAAAGATGGGGTACGCAGCCGCATACTCCTGGATTCTCTTCGTGATCATCATGGCATTTACCTATATCCAGAAACGAGGGGAGAGAAGGTGGGTCAACTATGATGTATAA